The following proteins come from a genomic window of Yinghuangia sp. ASG 101:
- a CDS encoding (Fe-S)-binding protein, giving the protein MRIALFLTCFNDTLFPETGKSVVRLLRRLGHDVAFPYEQTCCGRMHFDSGYRRDAAPLARAFATAFAPYDAVVTPSASCAAMVRGRHPLLARDARDKRADAFRERVDAVAPRVFELSEFLVDVLGVEDVGAFFPHTVTYHPTCHSARVLGVGDRPLRLLRKVRGLRLAELPDASECCGFGGAFALKNAETSTAIGADKAAAVMRTGAQVLCADDNSCLAHIGGLLSRRHGGVRVLHLADILAATAPHPELAAYPPGDPAHASLDPVHPAPDRPREGVPR; this is encoded by the coding sequence GTGCGGATCGCCCTTTTTCTCACCTGCTTCAACGACACGCTGTTTCCCGAGACCGGGAAATCCGTCGTGCGGCTGCTGCGTCGGCTCGGCCACGACGTCGCGTTCCCGTACGAGCAGACGTGCTGCGGCCGGATGCACTTCGACTCCGGCTACCGGCGCGACGCCGCGCCTCTCGCCCGCGCCTTCGCGACCGCCTTCGCCCCGTACGACGCCGTCGTCACCCCGTCGGCCTCGTGTGCCGCGATGGTGCGCGGCCGGCACCCGCTGCTGGCGCGGGACGCGCGCGACAAGCGCGCCGACGCCTTCCGGGAGCGCGTCGACGCGGTGGCACCGCGCGTGTTCGAGCTGAGCGAGTTCCTGGTCGACGTGCTCGGCGTCGAGGACGTCGGGGCGTTCTTCCCGCACACCGTCACCTACCACCCGACCTGCCACTCCGCCCGCGTGCTGGGCGTCGGCGACCGGCCGCTGCGGCTGCTGCGCAAGGTGCGCGGACTGCGCCTGGCGGAGTTGCCGGACGCGAGCGAATGCTGCGGCTTCGGCGGCGCGTTCGCGCTCAAGAACGCCGAGACGTCGACGGCGATCGGCGCCGACAAGGCGGCGGCCGTCATGCGGACGGGGGCGCAGGTGCTGTGTGCCGACGACAACTCGTGCCTCGCGCACATCGGCGGGCTCCTGTCGCGGCGGCACGGCGGCGTACGCGTGCTGCACCTCGCCGACATCCTCGCCGCCACCGCACCGCACCCGGAACTCGCGGCATATCCGCCGGGCGACCCGGCCCACGCGTCCCTCGATCCGGTCCACCCCGCCCCGGACCGACCGCGCGAGGGGGTCCCGCGATGA
- a CDS encoding LutC/YkgG family protein: MTTSGAPHDLPDTHASHTALEHIDLTGPGPHTATPGRAELPHRPPGLPTDAKAAIMDRLRDALADGGPPEPVAVDRGYRRLHGQGTDLIAMFAERVTDFRTLVARADAFTMVRTTAALLRRAGVRRLAAPPDHRLTWLTAAGAELVGEERQLTDRPRDRADGAVTGCALAIAETGTIVLDGGRYQGRRMLSLLPGYHLCVVRAEQIVGTVPEAVARLDPRRPQTWISGRPTAPAPTEESAPGPRTLHVLLLG; the protein is encoded by the coding sequence ATGACCACCTCCGGCGCCCCGCACGACCTCCCCGACACGCACGCCTCGCACACCGCCCTCGAACACATCGACCTCACCGGCCCCGGCCCGCACACCGCCACCCCCGGCCGCGCCGAACTGCCGCACCGCCCGCCGGGGCTACCGACCGACGCGAAGGCCGCGATCATGGACCGGCTCCGCGACGCGCTCGCGGACGGCGGCCCGCCGGAACCCGTCGCCGTGGACCGGGGTTACCGCCGCCTGCACGGCCAGGGCACGGACCTGATCGCCATGTTCGCGGAACGGGTCACGGACTTCCGGACGCTGGTGGCACGGGCCGACGCGTTCACGATGGTGCGGACGACGGCCGCGTTACTGCGCCGCGCCGGAGTGCGCCGCCTGGCCGCGCCTCCCGACCACAGGCTCACCTGGCTGACCGCCGCCGGGGCCGAACTGGTCGGCGAGGAACGGCAGCTGACGGACCGCCCACGCGACCGGGCGGACGGCGCGGTGACCGGCTGCGCCCTGGCGATCGCCGAGACCGGGACCATCGTGCTGGACGGCGGACGCTACCAGGGCCGCCGGATGCTGTCCCTCCTGCCCGGCTACCACCTGTGCGTCGTCCGCGCCGAGCAGATCGTCGGGACGGTGCCGGAGGCCGTCGCCCGGCTCGACCCGCGCCGCCCGCAGACGTGGATCAGCGGGCGCCCGACCGCACCGGCCCCCACGGAGGAGAGCGCCCCCGGCCCCCGCACACTGCACGTGCTGCTGCTGGGCTGA
- a CDS encoding alpha/beta fold hydrolase codes for MTWRTALTRRLPGSRRARVVTVVVAALAVLALGAVALASGDGDGGSSVRSSDERVSVAAAPGSAERIQLDTTVFWPDTGEPAPAVLLGHGFGGSKATVRSDAADLARRGFVVMTWSARGFGSSGGLIALDQPDYEVADARALVDWLAARPEVRLDGPGDPRVGAAGASYGGALALLLAAYDARVDAVASQWTWHDLADALLPNATGAGPDAGVFKKMWAGVFFSAGATSIASSTAGGGPAAVPGDTASVCGRFAPEVCAVYDEVARTGRATPQAVELLRRASPGPVADRIRVPTLLIQGQNDSLFPLAEADRTARAVTRNGFPVEVAWTSGGHDGGSPQTARVRDRTAAWFDRWIASDTGVAETRQRRAGTESEPAPAGPFSVTRLGGVDTSTREQVVRVASGPVYPGIDGSRRTEVGLTGPEQTVVNPPGGSPPSMSSLPGLGLLGTLGQLGDAATATGGFSLDMPGQSAFFTSEPLDRPVRVTGASSVRVRVSGADDIVLFAKLYDVDPSGGAALPYQLAAPLRVVGARDGRDVEIRLPAIDREIDSRHRLRLVLTATDLGYATPEEPAAYRVAVTGPLVVPSVPGLKPQPPGYPWWTWGLPAAAVAAGAVIVVTGRRRAAARAPRADLADVPLRISGLTKRYKGGKLAVDDLSFEVERGRVLGLLGPNGAGKTTTLRMLMGLIHPDEGEIRIFGHAVTPGAPVLSRLGSFVEGPGFLPHLSGRDNLELYWRATGRPAEDAHVDEALDIAGLGEALDRAVRTYSQGMRQRLAIAQAMLGLPDLLVLDEPTNGLDPPQIRAMRDVLVRYATGDGVGRTVVVSSHLLAEVEQTCTHVVVMHRGRLVASGPVAAITGDGNSLAVGTPDPDRAVDVLASLPGIVTVTPEGDGVLVHLAGAEASAVVAELVGAGVPVDRVVAKRRLEDVFLTLIGDGQ; via the coding sequence ATGACGTGGAGGACGGCGCTCACCCGCCGCTTGCCCGGATCGCGCCGGGCCCGGGTCGTGACCGTCGTCGTGGCGGCACTCGCGGTGCTCGCGCTCGGGGCCGTCGCGCTCGCCTCGGGCGACGGCGACGGCGGGTCATCCGTGCGGAGCAGCGACGAGCGCGTGTCCGTGGCCGCGGCGCCGGGCTCGGCCGAGCGCATCCAGCTCGACACCACCGTGTTCTGGCCGGACACCGGCGAGCCCGCCCCGGCGGTGCTGCTCGGGCACGGCTTCGGCGGCAGCAAGGCGACCGTGCGCTCCGACGCCGCGGACCTCGCGCGGCGCGGCTTCGTGGTGATGACGTGGTCCGCGCGCGGTTTCGGCTCGTCGGGCGGGCTGATCGCCCTCGACCAGCCGGATTACGAGGTCGCCGACGCCCGTGCGCTCGTCGACTGGCTCGCCGCCCGGCCCGAGGTCAGGCTCGACGGGCCCGGCGACCCGCGTGTCGGTGCGGCGGGGGCGTCGTACGGCGGTGCCCTCGCGCTGCTGCTCGCCGCCTACGACGCGCGCGTCGACGCGGTCGCCTCGCAGTGGACGTGGCACGACCTCGCCGACGCGCTGCTGCCCAACGCGACCGGGGCCGGACCGGATGCGGGAGTGTTCAAGAAGATGTGGGCCGGGGTGTTCTTCTCCGCCGGGGCGACCTCGATCGCGTCGTCGACGGCGGGCGGCGGTCCGGCGGCCGTGCCGGGGGACACGGCGTCGGTGTGCGGCCGGTTCGCCCCCGAGGTGTGTGCGGTCTACGACGAGGTCGCGCGGACCGGACGGGCGACGCCGCAGGCCGTCGAGCTGCTGCGGCGGGCGAGCCCCGGCCCGGTGGCGGACCGCATCCGCGTCCCCACGCTGCTGATCCAGGGCCAGAACGACTCGCTGTTCCCGCTCGCCGAGGCGGACCGCACCGCGCGGGCCGTCACCCGCAACGGCTTCCCGGTCGAGGTCGCGTGGACGTCGGGCGGCCACGACGGCGGCTCGCCCCAGACGGCGCGGGTGCGCGACAGGACGGCGGCGTGGTTCGACCGGTGGATCGCCTCCGACACGGGGGTGGCGGAGACCCGGCAGCGCCGCGCGGGCACGGAGTCCGAGCCGGCCCCGGCCGGGCCGTTCTCCGTCACGCGGCTCGGCGGCGTGGACACGTCGACGCGCGAGCAGGTCGTCCGCGTCGCGAGCGGGCCGGTGTATCCCGGGATCGACGGGAGCCGGCGGACCGAGGTCGGGCTGACCGGGCCGGAGCAGACCGTCGTGAACCCGCCGGGCGGCTCGCCGCCGTCGATGTCGTCGCTGCCCGGGCTCGGATTGCTGGGCACCCTGGGCCAACTGGGTGATGCGGCGACCGCGACCGGGGGCTTCTCGCTCGACATGCCGGGGCAGAGCGCCTTCTTCACCAGCGAGCCGCTGGACCGGCCGGTGCGGGTGACCGGTGCGTCGTCGGTCCGGGTGCGGGTCTCGGGCGCCGACGACATCGTGCTGTTCGCGAAGCTGTACGACGTCGACCCGTCCGGCGGCGCGGCCCTGCCGTACCAACTCGCGGCGCCGCTGCGGGTGGTGGGTGCGCGCGACGGGCGCGACGTCGAGATCCGGCTGCCCGCGATCGACCGCGAGATCGACAGCCGGCACCGGCTGCGGCTCGTCCTCACGGCCACCGACCTCGGCTACGCGACGCCGGAGGAGCCCGCCGCGTACCGGGTCGCCGTGACCGGGCCGCTTGTCGTGCCCTCGGTGCCCGGGTTGAAGCCGCAACCGCCCGGCTACCCGTGGTGGACGTGGGGGCTGCCCGCCGCGGCGGTTGCCGCCGGCGCGGTGATCGTCGTGACCGGGCGCCGTCGCGCGGCGGCCCGTGCGCCGCGTGCCGACCTCGCCGACGTGCCGTTGCGGATCTCGGGTCTGACGAAGCGTTACAAGGGCGGCAAACTCGCCGTCGACGATCTGTCGTTCGAGGTCGAGCGCGGCCGGGTGCTCGGGCTGCTCGGCCCCAACGGCGCGGGGAAGACCACGACGCTGCGCATGCTCATGGGGTTGATCCACCCCGACGAGGGCGAGATCCGCATCTTCGGCCACGCGGTCACCCCGGGCGCGCCGGTGCTGTCGCGGCTCGGGTCGTTCGTCGAAGGGCCGGGCTTCCTGCCGCACCTGTCCGGGCGCGACAACCTGGAGCTGTACTGGCGGGCGACCGGCCGCCCCGCCGAGGACGCGCACGTCGACGAGGCACTCGACATCGCGGGGCTCGGCGAGGCGCTGGACCGCGCGGTCCGCACCTACTCGCAGGGCATGCGGCAGCGCCTCGCGATCGCGCAGGCCATGCTCGGCCTGCCCGACCTGCTGGTGTTGGACGAGCCGACGAACGGGCTCGACCCGCCGCAGATCCGGGCGATGCGGGATGTTCTGGTCAGGTATGCCACCGGTGACGGGGTGGGCCGAACCGTCGTCGTCTCCAGCCACCTGCTCGCCGAGGTGGAGCAGACCTGTACGCACGTGGTCGTCATGCACCGGGGCCGCCTGGTCGCGTCCGGCCCGGTGGCCGCCATCACCGGCGACGGCAACTCCCTCGCCGTCGGGACGCCCGACCCGGACCGGGCCGTCGACGTGCTCGCGTCCCTGCCGGGCATCGTGACGGTCACGCCGGAGGGCGACGGGGTCCTCGTGCACCTCGCGGGCGCGGAGGCGTCGGCGGTGGTCGCGGAACTGGTCGGCGCCGGGGTGCCCGTCGACCGGGTCGTCGCCAAGCGCCGCTTGGAAGACGTGTTCCTCACGCTGATCGGAGACGGGCAGTGA
- a CDS encoding class II fumarate hydratase, with product MNDADPNAAREPHRVEHDSMGEVRVPAHAKWRAQTQRAVENFPISGGTLEHAHIAALARIKAAAALVNAEMGVLDAEIAAAVREAAAEVVEGRWDDQFPVDVFQTGSGTSSNMNMNEVLATLAGERLGRDVHPNDHVNASQSSNDTFPSSIHIAAAGAVVHGLIPALVHLSGALGHKAADFADVVKSGRTHLMDATPVTLGQEFGGYAAQVRYGVERLEATLPRVTELPLGGTAVGTGINTPRGFSARVVAALAADTGLPFTEARDHFEAQGARDGLVELSGQLRTIAVGLNKIANDLRWMGSGPRTGLAEIRLPDLQPGSSIMPGKVNPVVPEAVGQVVAQVVGNDAAVAFGGAAGNFELNVMMPVMARNVLESIRLLAAVSRVLADRTVAGVTADVARLRENAESSPSIVTPLNKYLGYEESARIAKQALAEQRTIRDIVVERGHVEAGRLTERQLDEALDVLRMTRP from the coding sequence ATGAACGACGCCGACCCGAACGCCGCGCGGGAACCCCACCGCGTCGAGCACGACTCGATGGGCGAGGTCCGCGTGCCGGCGCACGCCAAGTGGCGCGCCCAGACGCAGCGGGCGGTGGAGAACTTCCCGATCTCGGGCGGCACCCTGGAGCACGCGCACATCGCGGCGCTGGCCCGCATCAAGGCGGCTGCCGCGCTGGTGAACGCCGAAATGGGCGTCCTGGACGCGGAGATCGCGGCGGCCGTCCGGGAGGCCGCCGCCGAGGTCGTCGAGGGGCGCTGGGACGACCAGTTCCCCGTCGACGTCTTCCAGACCGGCTCGGGCACGTCGTCCAACATGAACATGAACGAGGTCCTCGCGACGCTCGCCGGTGAACGCCTCGGCCGCGACGTCCACCCGAACGACCACGTCAACGCCTCGCAGTCGTCGAACGACACGTTCCCCTCCTCGATCCACATCGCGGCGGCCGGCGCGGTCGTGCACGGCCTGATCCCCGCACTCGTCCACCTCTCGGGCGCCCTGGGCCACAAGGCCGCGGACTTCGCCGACGTCGTCAAGTCCGGCCGCACCCACCTGATGGACGCGACGCCGGTCACGCTCGGCCAGGAGTTCGGCGGGTACGCGGCACAGGTCCGGTACGGCGTCGAGCGCCTGGAGGCGACGCTCCCGCGCGTCACCGAACTCCCGTTGGGCGGAACGGCGGTCGGCACCGGCATCAACACCCCGCGCGGCTTCTCCGCCCGCGTCGTCGCCGCGCTCGCCGCGGACACCGGGCTTCCGTTCACGGAGGCCCGCGACCACTTCGAGGCCCAGGGCGCACGGGACGGACTCGTCGAGCTGTCGGGCCAGTTGCGCACCATCGCGGTCGGCCTCAACAAGATCGCCAACGACCTGCGCTGGATGGGCTCGGGCCCGCGCACCGGCCTGGCCGAGATCCGCCTGCCCGACCTCCAGCCGGGCAGCTCGATCATGCCGGGCAAGGTCAACCCGGTGGTGCCCGAGGCGGTCGGCCAGGTCGTCGCCCAGGTCGTCGGCAACGACGCGGCCGTGGCGTTCGGCGGCGCGGCGGGCAACTTCGAACTCAACGTGATGATGCCGGTGATGGCCCGCAACGTCCTGGAGTCGATCCGCCTCCTCGCGGCGGTCTCCCGGGTCCTGGCGGACCGGACGGTCGCCGGCGTCACCGCGGACGTCGCCCGCCTGCGCGAGAACGCGGAGAGCTCCCCGTCGATCGTCACCCCGCTCAACAAGTACCTCGGGTACGAGGAGTCCGCGCGGATCGCCAAGCAGGCACTGGCCGAACAGCGCACGATCCGCGACATCGTCGTCGAGCGCGGCCACGTCGAGGCCGGCCGCCTGACCGAACGCCAGCTGGACGAGGCCCTCGACGTGCTCCGCATGACGCGCCCGTGA
- a CDS encoding LUD domain-containing protein: protein MTAVRREPAFLGMPPFPEAAHHALADRRLRAELRDTSRTSRSRRAEAVDELPPFVWEKLRRAGAVIKDDVIARLPDHLEELEGSVVAAGGTVHWARDADEANALVIRIAREHAAAEVVGVPAATTRETGLDDALADAGIRVRATAAANAGLTVRGADFAIAETGTVCAVDADENGLRSVTLPDVLVTVLGLEQVLPAWRDLEVFLHLLPRASTGERMSPYVSLWTGVTDDDGPRGFHLILLDNGRSDVLADRMGRQALRCIRCSACLDVCPVYTRVGGQAYGSVPPGPIGAILAPQLRGVNRHDVDAQTASLPYASTLCGACFEACPVRIDIPAVLAHQRAQLTDLGRGPARHREKAAMSAARWGLAEPWRLGLAQHAAALGRHVIARMPHVLAGPLARWTDGRDAPAPPPESFRTWFKRTNGGLDEGGSRDEVPGDTDDETAEGPSATPREEP, encoded by the coding sequence ATGACGGCCGTACGCCGCGAACCCGCCTTCCTCGGAATGCCGCCGTTCCCCGAGGCCGCCCACCACGCGCTCGCCGACCGCCGGCTGCGCGCCGAACTGCGCGACACCTCCCGGACGTCGCGCTCCCGGCGCGCCGAAGCCGTCGACGAGCTGCCGCCGTTCGTCTGGGAGAAGCTGCGCCGCGCCGGGGCCGTGATCAAGGACGACGTCATCGCCCGGCTCCCCGACCACCTTGAGGAACTGGAGGGCTCGGTCGTCGCCGCGGGCGGCACGGTGCACTGGGCCCGCGACGCGGACGAGGCGAACGCCCTGGTGATCCGCATCGCCCGCGAACACGCCGCCGCCGAGGTCGTCGGGGTCCCCGCGGCGACGACCCGCGAGACCGGCCTTGACGACGCGCTCGCCGACGCCGGGATCCGCGTGCGCGCCACCGCCGCGGCGAACGCCGGACTCACCGTCCGGGGCGCCGACTTCGCCATCGCCGAGACCGGGACGGTGTGCGCCGTCGACGCCGACGAGAACGGGCTCCGGTCGGTGACCCTCCCCGATGTCCTCGTCACGGTGCTCGGCCTCGAACAGGTCCTCCCGGCGTGGCGCGACCTGGAGGTCTTCCTGCACCTGCTGCCGCGCGCGTCGACCGGCGAGCGCATGAGCCCGTACGTCTCGCTGTGGACCGGCGTGACCGACGACGACGGCCCGCGCGGCTTCCACCTCATCCTGCTCGACAACGGGCGCAGCGACGTCCTGGCCGACCGGATGGGACGCCAGGCGCTGCGCTGCATCCGCTGTTCCGCGTGCCTGGACGTGTGCCCGGTCTACACGCGCGTGGGCGGGCAGGCGTACGGCTCGGTCCCCCCGGGCCCGATCGGCGCCATCCTCGCCCCGCAGCTGCGCGGGGTGAACCGGCACGATGTGGACGCCCAGACGGCGTCGCTGCCGTACGCGTCGACGCTGTGCGGCGCGTGCTTCGAGGCCTGCCCGGTGCGCATCGACATCCCCGCCGTCCTCGCCCACCAGCGCGCCCAGCTCACCGACCTCGGGCGCGGCCCGGCACGGCATCGCGAGAAGGCCGCGATGAGCGCCGCCCGGTGGGGCCTCGCCGAGCCGTGGCGGCTCGGACTCGCCCAGCACGCCGCCGCGTTGGGCCGACACGTGATCGCCCGCATGCCGCACGTGCTCGCCGGGCCGCTCGCCCGGTGGACCGACGGCCGCGACGCGCCGGCGCCGCCCCCGGAGTCCTTCCGCACGTGGTTCAAGCGCACCAACGGCGGTCTGGACGAAGGCGGTTCGCGCGACGAGGTGCCGGGCGACACCGACGACGAGACCGCGGAAGGCCCGTCCGCGACCCCCCGGGAGGAGCCATGA
- a CDS encoding ABC transporter permease: MSGSRTPPPASAPDEAAPTRAAGYRPRRTLPFRVEALRQLRRRRTLVMLGLLAAVPWVLVIAFQVGGDPQRDAVPTLVDVATRSALNLTAFALFVSTGFLLVVAVALFCGDTVASEASWSSLRYLLAAPVPRARLLRVKLAVSLAYSAVAMVLLPAMALLAGVVAFGWGPLEIPTGGSVPAGEAMRRMAVVVAYAMVSQLVVAAFAFWLSTVTDAPLGAVGGAVGLVVVSTIVDAVTALGVWREILPTHWQFAWVDALQTDMEWEGMVKGSAISVTYALIFVALAFRHFERKDIVS; encoded by the coding sequence GTGAGCGGCTCGCGTACGCCTCCACCGGCTTCCGCCCCGGACGAGGCGGCACCCACCCGTGCCGCGGGCTACCGCCCCCGCCGCACCCTCCCGTTCCGCGTCGAGGCCCTGCGCCAACTGCGGCGCCGCCGGACGCTGGTGATGCTCGGGCTGCTCGCCGCGGTGCCGTGGGTGCTGGTCATCGCGTTCCAGGTCGGCGGCGACCCGCAGCGCGACGCGGTGCCGACGCTGGTCGACGTCGCCACCCGAAGCGCGCTGAACCTCACGGCGTTCGCGCTCTTCGTCTCGACGGGTTTCCTGCTGGTCGTCGCGGTCGCGCTGTTCTGCGGCGACACGGTGGCGAGCGAGGCTAGTTGGTCGTCGTTGCGCTACCTGCTCGCCGCTCCCGTCCCCCGAGCGCGGTTGCTGCGCGTCAAGTTGGCGGTGTCCCTGGCCTACAGTGCCGTCGCGATGGTCCTGCTCCCGGCGATGGCCCTGCTCGCGGGCGTGGTCGCGTTCGGCTGGGGCCCGCTCGAGATCCCGACCGGCGGCTCGGTGCCGGCGGGGGAGGCGATGCGGCGCATGGCGGTCGTCGTCGCGTACGCGATGGTCTCCCAACTCGTCGTCGCCGCCTTCGCGTTCTGGCTGTCGACGGTCACCGACGCCCCGCTCGGCGCGGTCGGCGGGGCGGTGGGCCTGGTGGTCGTCTCCACTATCGTGGACGCCGTCACCGCACTCGGCGTCTGGCGCGAAATCCTCCCCACCCACTGGCAGTTCGCGTGGGTGGACGCGCTGCAGACGGACATGGAGTGGGAGGGAATGGTCAAGGGCTCGGCGATTTCGGTCACGTACGCCCTGATCTTCGTCGCCCTGGCCTTCCGCCATTTCGAGCGCAAGGACATCGTGTCGTAG